The Nitrospira tepida genome includes a window with the following:
- a CDS encoding carbamoyltransferase family protein: MNILGISAYYHDSAAALVRDGDIVAAAQEERFTRKKHDPGFPHRAVEYCLQAGGIQLKDVHYLVFYDKPLVKFERLLETYLGFAPKGIQSFLAAMPVWMKEKLLLRSLLVKEFLVHGKGMTKTELPPVLFSEHHESHAASAFFASPYEQAVVLCMDGVGEWATTSAWKGEGNRLTPLWEIPFPHSLGLLYSAFTYYTGFKVNSGEYKVMGLAPYGEPKYVKAIYEHLLDLKPDGTFRLNMEYFNYCTGLTMTGRKFDEVFGGPPRKPESKLTQREMDLARSIQEVTEEVMLRLSRTLHRETGVENLCLAGGVALNCVGNGRILREGPFKGLWIQPAAGDAGGALGAALSVWHQFEGHPRVADGKRDKMRGSYLGPSFSNEEVERFLKEKGAPYVRLDDTALAERVAEELAAEKVVGWLQGRMEFGPRALGGRSILGDARSAKMQSVMNLKIKYRESFRPFAPSVLRERVADYFDLNADSPYMLIVAPVLERRRRPMTKAQKELWGIDLLNVPRSDIPAITHLDYSARVQTVHEDTNPRYYRLLKAFEAKTGYAVLVNTSFNVRGEPIVCTPEDAYRCFMRTEMDVLVLENCVLNKVDQPRLEKDTDWKKEFELD, translated from the coding sequence ATGAATATTCTCGGTATCTCAGCCTATTACCATGACAGTGCGGCGGCCCTGGTTCGTGACGGCGACATCGTGGCGGCGGCGCAGGAGGAGCGCTTCACACGAAAGAAGCATGACCCGGGGTTTCCGCATCGGGCGGTCGAGTACTGTCTACAGGCCGGCGGAATACAATTGAAAGACGTGCACTATCTGGTGTTCTACGACAAGCCGCTCGTGAAGTTTGAACGGCTTCTGGAAACCTACCTGGGGTTTGCGCCCAAGGGCATCCAATCCTTCCTCGCAGCCATGCCGGTCTGGATGAAAGAGAAACTGCTCTTACGAAGCCTTCTGGTCAAAGAGTTCCTGGTCCATGGGAAGGGGATGACGAAGACGGAGTTGCCGCCAGTGCTGTTTTCCGAGCATCATGAATCTCACGCGGCATCGGCGTTTTTTGCGTCGCCATACGAGCAGGCGGTGGTGCTCTGCATGGACGGCGTGGGGGAATGGGCGACCACGTCGGCCTGGAAAGGGGAGGGCAACCGATTGACGCCCCTCTGGGAGATCCCGTTCCCCCATTCATTGGGGTTGCTCTATTCCGCCTTTACCTATTACACGGGCTTCAAGGTGAACTCCGGCGAGTACAAGGTCATGGGGCTGGCCCCATACGGCGAGCCTAAATACGTGAAGGCGATCTATGAGCACCTGCTTGATCTCAAGCCGGACGGCACCTTTCGGCTCAACATGGAGTACTTCAACTACTGCACCGGCTTGACGATGACCGGGCGGAAGTTCGACGAGGTCTTCGGCGGGCCGCCGCGCAAGCCGGAGTCCAAATTAACGCAGCGCGAAATGGATCTGGCCCGGTCAATCCAGGAGGTAACCGAAGAGGTGATGTTGCGATTGTCACGGACCCTGCATCGGGAGACCGGCGTGGAGAATCTCTGTTTGGCCGGCGGCGTGGCATTGAACTGCGTGGGAAACGGCCGGATTCTCCGGGAAGGGCCCTTTAAGGGATTGTGGATTCAGCCTGCGGCCGGGGATGCGGGCGGGGCGTTGGGCGCCGCGCTGAGTGTCTGGCACCAGTTCGAAGGGCATCCCAGAGTCGCCGACGGCAAACGGGACAAGATGCGCGGGTCGTATCTGGGACCCTCGTTTTCCAATGAGGAGGTTGAGCGCTTCTTGAAAGAAAAGGGGGCGCCGTATGTGCGGCTGGACGACACGGCACTGGCGGAGCGGGTCGCGGAGGAGTTGGCCGCGGAGAAGGTGGTGGGATGGCTGCAAGGCCGGATGGAGTTCGGTCCTCGCGCGCTGGGAGGGAGAAGTATTCTGGGCGATGCGCGGAGTGCGAAAATGCAGTCCGTGATGAACCTCAAGATCAAATACCGCGAGTCGTTCCGGCCGTTTGCGCCGTCCGTTCTGCGGGAGCGCGTGGCGGACTACTTCGACCTGAATGCGGACAGCCCGTACATGCTGATCGTGGCTCCGGTTCTTGAGCGGCGGCGCCGTCCGATGACCAAAGCACAGAAGGAACTCTGGGGGATCGATCTCTTGAATGTCCCGCGATCGGACATTCCGGCCATCACGCACCTGGACTATTCGGCGCGGGTCCAAACCGTCCATGAAGACACGAATCCGCGCTATTATCGCCTGCTCAAGGCCTTTGAAGCCAAGACCGGCTATGCCGTGCTGGTGAACACGTCCTTCAATGTCCGCGGCGAACCCATCGTCTGTACGCCCGAGGATGCGTACCGGTGCTTCATGCGCACGGAGATGGACGTGCTGGTGCTGGAAAACTGCGTCTTAAACAAGGTAGATCAGCCACGGCTGGAAAAAGACACGGATTGGAAAAAGGAGTTTGAACTGGATTAA
- a CDS encoding glycosyltransferase family 4 protein, with amino-acid sequence MKILMVSNLYPPFYHGGYEVRCAQVAEALQRAGHEVRVLTSVYGLPVGFGTRYQRATEMIGGVRVDRWLHNDAFGPQQPFRPWVVFQVKRELADARRFVEILGEFRPDVINWWNMNGITKLLLPLPERWGIPDVHWIEYPWMVDEYGATGEKASRFWRQVWDGAWGPPMVRPLLRRLTRWWEARVEREGLPTRDFPNRPGLVCFVSDYLRTLYREGGLDFPRSQVQFGGVPAERFFCPVAEKSPIPGVMRVLYAGQLTADRGLHTAVEALGQMAAPYRQRIRLSVAGPTEGAYRSYYERVVRRIEELGMGKIVTFLGKVDHDRMPDVYKSHDLLIFLSTREEGLPLVMVEAMLAGCAVVTTGSGGAIEIAELADLPVISKGDSLELARKLEGLLEQPETLRKLAEQGQTIALREFSLDRMIERWQATLLQLCRQRREPMGKGRD; translated from the coding sequence ATGAAGATTCTGATGGTCAGCAATCTCTACCCGCCTTTCTACCATGGAGGGTATGAAGTCCGCTGCGCCCAAGTGGCCGAGGCGCTTCAACGGGCTGGACATGAGGTTCGCGTGCTGACTTCCGTCTATGGGCTTCCAGTAGGATTCGGCACACGGTATCAACGAGCCACGGAAATGATCGGAGGGGTGCGGGTGGACCGCTGGCTGCATAACGATGCCTTCGGACCTCAGCAACCGTTTCGTCCGTGGGTGGTCTTCCAGGTCAAGAGAGAACTCGCCGATGCCCGTCGATTTGTGGAAATTCTGGGTGAATTTCGCCCGGACGTGATCAATTGGTGGAACATGAACGGCATCACCAAGTTGCTGTTGCCGTTGCCGGAGCGATGGGGCATTCCCGACGTCCATTGGATTGAATATCCGTGGATGGTGGACGAATACGGCGCGACCGGGGAAAAGGCCTCACGGTTCTGGCGGCAAGTGTGGGATGGCGCATGGGGTCCGCCGATGGTCCGCCCTTTGTTGCGACGGCTGACCCGATGGTGGGAGGCCCGTGTGGAAAGGGAAGGTCTGCCCACCAGGGACTTCCCGAATCGCCCCGGCCTGGTTTGTTTTGTCAGCGACTATCTGAGAACGCTCTATCGAGAAGGCGGCCTGGACTTTCCCCGGTCCCAAGTCCAGTTTGGTGGTGTGCCGGCGGAAAGGTTTTTTTGCCCTGTTGCGGAGAAATCTCCAATCCCTGGCGTGATGCGGGTGTTGTACGCAGGACAATTGACGGCCGATCGCGGGTTGCATACCGCGGTTGAGGCGTTGGGCCAAATGGCGGCGCCGTATCGGCAGAGAATTCGGTTGTCAGTGGCAGGGCCGACGGAGGGGGCCTACCGTTCCTATTATGAGCGCGTGGTCAGACGAATCGAAGAGCTGGGGATGGGCAAGATAGTCACCTTTCTCGGGAAGGTCGACCATGACCGGATGCCGGACGTCTACAAGAGTCATGATCTGTTGATCTTTCTGAGCACCAGAGAGGAGGGGCTTCCTCTTGTGATGGTGGAGGCGATGCTGGCGGGCTGTGCCGTGGTCACGACCGGGAGCGGGGGCGCCATTGAAATTGCCGAACTGGCCGATCTGCCGGTGATATCGAAGGGTGACTCGCTTGAGCTGGCCAGGAAGCTGGAAGGGTTGCTCGAACAACCCGAGACGCTTCGGAAGTTGGCTGAGCAGGGACAAACCATCGCCTTGCGCGAGTTCAGTCTGGATCGCATGATCGAGCGGTGGCAAGCCACATTGCTGCAATTGTGCCGGCAACGCCGCGAGCCGATGGGAAAGGGCCGGGATTGA
- a CDS encoding SGNH/GDSL hydrolase family protein, which yields MGDSFTFGEEARFEDTWNYYLQQRLGPNCQVINFAVPGYSIGQMYLRLERDILPHDPDLVILGFTDGALDRTLGIYCFLMGLEWPDCPWVAPRFALRDGELVVVNAPLPHPHEIYATKAIYDLPFIAYDRWYHTAEWEQRHWEHLYASYVFRFLTTLYPIYNVVDPEVFDTALHDVNSALFRAFLDLADKNSLRVLIVYLPMMEDYGYKVRYRAPVSHGVLKDAGIDFIDGTTCIAQLEESRRFLATGLHYTPEGERHLAECLLPHVLKQLSAVRPTHGKPTVTLRCPCE from the coding sequence TTGGGAGATTCCTTTACCTTTGGGGAGGAAGCAAGGTTTGAAGACACGTGGAATTACTATTTGCAGCAGAGGCTCGGACCGAACTGCCAGGTCATCAATTTTGCTGTGCCCGGCTATAGTATCGGGCAAATGTACTTGCGGCTGGAACGTGATATTCTGCCACACGACCCGGACTTGGTCATTCTTGGTTTTACTGACGGAGCGCTTGATCGCACATTGGGAATCTATTGTTTTCTGATGGGGCTGGAATGGCCGGATTGCCCATGGGTGGCACCGCGTTTTGCTCTCAGAGATGGCGAACTTGTCGTTGTTAATGCGCCACTCCCGCATCCTCACGAAATTTATGCAACAAAGGCAATCTACGACTTACCGTTTATAGCCTATGATCGATGGTATCACACTGCTGAGTGGGAACAACGTCACTGGGAGCATTTATACGCCTCCTATGTGTTTCGCTTCCTCACAACTTTGTATCCCATTTATAACGTTGTCGATCCCGAAGTGTTCGATACAGCGCTCCATGACGTCAATAGCGCACTCTTTAGGGCTTTCCTCGATCTGGCGGATAAGAACAGCCTGCGCGTTTTGATAGTCTACCTCCCGATGATGGAAGACTACGGATACAAGGTTCGCTATCGCGCACCTGTAAGTCATGGCGTTTTAAAAGACGCCGGTATCGACTTCATTGACGGCACCACCTGCATTGCCCAGTTGGAAGAATCGCGGCGTTTCTTGGCGACGGGGTTACACTATACGCCAGAAGGTGAGCGTCACCTGGCCGAGTGCTTGTTACCACACGTTCTAAAGCAGTTGTCGGCAGTGCGCCCCACTCATGGTAAGCCTACGGTGACGTTACGTTGTCCTTGTGAATAG
- a CDS encoding glycosyltransferase family 4 protein, whose translation MSAYRLHRGLLLHGHESSMFVLEKSSQDETVMRFHPSMDVTSRLRRRFRRKSIAKAWRAYAATRPSGYELFSQDRTPIGDALARQLVPCDVVHLHWVATFLDYESFFTAVPRERPVVWTLHDMNLVTGGCHYDMECGRYRSGCEACPQLGSRHSHDLSAEVWQRKRRIFAEVPPSRLCVVTPSRWLTQVVKDSPIFSRFRVETIPYGLDLDAFAPRDRLAAREVLGIPQDANVVLFVAEMIDNKRKGYTLLMDALTGCLRENRRLWLLSVGHRAPLGPGSMQAVHMGYVNNERFLSLVYSAADIFVIPSLQDNLPNTVLEAMACGVPVVGFDVGGISDMVRECQTGCLVGVGDVVGLQRAISRLMQDQELRTVMSKACRRVALDEYGLERQAQAYSDLYRTLS comes from the coding sequence ATGTCAGCCTATCGCCTCCATCGTGGTCTTCTGTTGCATGGTCATGAATCCTCCATGTTCGTTCTTGAGAAGTCGAGCCAGGATGAGACCGTGATGAGATTTCATCCATCGATGGATGTGACAAGCCGACTGAGGAGGCGGTTTCGAAGGAAGAGTATCGCCAAGGCTTGGCGGGCGTATGCTGCCACAAGACCGTCGGGGTATGAATTATTCAGCCAGGACCGCACTCCGATCGGTGACGCACTTGCTCGCCAGCTTGTTCCCTGTGATGTTGTACACCTTCACTGGGTGGCAACATTTCTCGACTATGAAAGCTTCTTCACCGCTGTGCCCAGAGAGAGGCCGGTGGTGTGGACTTTGCACGATATGAATCTGGTGACGGGAGGATGTCACTATGATATGGAATGTGGGCGTTATCGGTCCGGGTGTGAAGCCTGCCCTCAACTCGGTTCTCGTCATTCCCATGACCTTTCCGCGGAAGTCTGGCAACGTAAGAGGAGGATTTTTGCCGAGGTTCCTCCCTCCCGCCTGTGCGTGGTAACCCCGAGTCGATGGTTGACGCAGGTCGTCAAAGACAGCCCGATCTTTTCTAGGTTTCGGGTCGAAACCATCCCGTACGGGCTTGATCTCGATGCCTTTGCTCCGCGGGATCGGCTGGCCGCCCGAGAGGTACTGGGGATTCCGCAAGATGCCAATGTCGTACTGTTCGTGGCAGAGATGATAGATAACAAGCGGAAAGGCTATACCCTTTTAATGGATGCACTGACGGGTTGCTTGAGAGAAAACCGGCGATTGTGGCTTTTGTCAGTAGGCCACCGGGCACCTCTCGGGCCGGGTTCCATGCAAGCAGTTCACATGGGATATGTAAACAACGAGCGATTCTTATCTCTTGTGTACAGCGCGGCCGATATATTTGTAATCCCCTCGCTTCAAGATAACCTGCCCAACACTGTGCTTGAAGCAATGGCTTGCGGTGTTCCGGTTGTTGGGTTTGATGTGGGTGGTATCTCGGATATGGTGCGAGAATGTCAGACCGGTTGTTTGGTCGGAGTGGGGGATGTCGTTGGATTGCAGCGTGCGATTAGTCGCCTCATGCAAGACCAAGAACTCCGGACAGTTATGTCTAAGGCCTGCCGTCGGGTTGCATTAGACGAGTACGGATTGGAGCGCCAGGCGCAAGCGTACAGTGATCTTTACAGAACGCTTTCTTAG
- a CDS encoding NAD-dependent epimerase/dehydratase family protein: MKRILVTGAGGFIGHHLVKYLKANRYWVRGVDIKLPEYEQTAADEFELLDLRRWAECLQAVRGIEEVYNLAADMGGIGFIESHKAQIMHNSVLINMHMLEAARLQGVGKFLFTSSACIYPGYKQNSPDVTPLKEIDAYPAEAEDGYGWEKLFTERQCRHYWEDYGLKTYVVRFHNIFGPLGTYEGGREKSPAAICRKIAMAKPDDEIEVWGDGYQTRSYCYIDDCVEGIYRLMQSDLHDPINLGQDRLVSINQLVDIVAGIAGKRIRRRHDLTKPQGVRGRNADLTLMKQTLGWEPRISLEQGLTETYKWIQQQLQAQGRI; the protein is encoded by the coding sequence ATGAAACGAATATTGGTGACAGGGGCGGGCGGGTTCATCGGCCATCACTTGGTGAAATATCTGAAGGCGAATCGATACTGGGTGCGGGGAGTGGACATCAAGCTGCCCGAATATGAGCAGACGGCGGCAGATGAGTTTGAACTATTGGATCTTCGGCGATGGGCCGAATGTCTTCAAGCGGTGAGAGGGATTGAAGAAGTTTACAATCTCGCGGCGGACATGGGAGGAATCGGGTTCATCGAATCTCACAAGGCGCAAATCATGCACAACAGCGTGCTGATTAATATGCACATGCTGGAGGCGGCGCGTCTTCAAGGGGTCGGCAAGTTTCTGTTTACCTCTTCAGCCTGTATCTATCCCGGCTATAAGCAGAATTCTCCCGATGTGACGCCGCTTAAGGAAATCGATGCATACCCGGCTGAAGCGGAGGATGGGTATGGGTGGGAGAAGCTGTTCACAGAGCGGCAGTGTCGGCATTATTGGGAGGACTATGGGTTGAAGACGTATGTGGTCCGGTTTCACAACATTTTTGGACCCTTAGGTACCTATGAAGGCGGGCGGGAGAAATCGCCTGCCGCAATCTGTCGGAAGATCGCCATGGCGAAACCTGATGATGAGATCGAAGTATGGGGAGATGGGTATCAAACGCGGTCTTACTGTTATATCGATGATTGCGTCGAGGGCATCTATCGGTTAATGCAGTCGGATCTTCATGATCCGATCAATCTGGGACAGGACCGCTTGGTGAGCATCAACCAGTTAGTGGATATCGTAGCGGGGATCGCCGGGAAGCGGATCCGAAGGCGCCATGATTTGACCAAACCGCAGGGAGTTCGGGGACGGAATGCGGACCTCACATTGATGAAGCAGACCTTAGGATGGGAGCCGCGCATCAGCCTCGAACAGGGGCTGACGGAAACCTACAAGTGGATCCAACAGCAACTCCAGGCGCAAGGAAGGATTTAG
- a CDS encoding glycosyltransferase family 4 protein, with translation MNILLVTPFFTPQTGGVATYLEDLRRFLGQRGHQVLVLRPGESDTIVRCPLNDDDKVYEFYMRGPWFPEAPLRGMVATGLYFIPTLFRLARFLRQHRIDLVCAEYPLPYMMYFILLRRWCRIKLLVGLHGDDVLSLHLLSKLDQAVVRALVRRGDRVLAHSASLLEQAEQVFGKVKVKGSYLPYGVECERIRERAMASRRREILQERPYILTVAKLYERKGLDILLEAVSRLKARLDGHRFLIIGDGPEESRLKRLAADLGIDQHVALLGEVPSREIPMWFQHCEFFVLPSRSEPFGIVLLEAMTLGKAVVATRVGGIPEFIKNGDTGLLVESGDSQALSEGILRLLQDHELRARLGKNGLQSVETRYDYRQLVLRYEELFQSLCSGTA, from the coding sequence ATGAATATTCTGCTCGTCACGCCATTCTTTACGCCGCAGACGGGCGGGGTCGCCACGTACCTGGAAGACCTGCGCCGGTTCTTGGGACAACGGGGACACCAGGTGCTCGTCCTGCGGCCCGGCGAATCCGATACCATCGTGCGCTGTCCCCTCAATGACGACGACAAGGTGTATGAATTCTATATGAGGGGACCCTGGTTCCCTGAAGCGCCGCTGCGGGGCATGGTAGCCACGGGACTCTATTTCATTCCGACCCTCTTCAGGCTGGCCCGTTTTCTGAGACAGCACCGGATTGATCTGGTCTGCGCAGAGTATCCGCTCCCCTATATGATGTACTTCATTCTGCTGCGGCGCTGGTGTCGCATCAAACTGTTGGTCGGCCTGCACGGGGACGACGTCCTGTCGCTGCATCTGCTGTCCAAACTGGATCAAGCCGTGGTCCGAGCCCTCGTGCGGCGTGGTGATCGGGTATTGGCCCATTCGGCAAGCCTTTTGGAGCAGGCAGAGCAGGTGTTCGGCAAAGTGAAGGTCAAAGGTTCCTACTTGCCCTATGGGGTCGAATGTGAGCGCATCCGGGAGCGGGCCATGGCGTCCCGCCGCCGAGAAATCCTCCAGGAGCGCCCCTATATCCTGACCGTCGCCAAGCTGTATGAGCGAAAGGGGCTCGATATCCTGCTCGAAGCGGTTTCCCGCTTGAAGGCGCGGCTGGACGGCCATCGATTCCTCATTATTGGAGACGGTCCGGAGGAATCACGATTGAAGCGTCTTGCGGCCGATCTGGGTATCGACCAGCATGTGGCCTTGCTCGGGGAAGTGCCGAGCCGGGAGATTCCGATGTGGTTTCAGCATTGTGAGTTTTTTGTGCTGCCGTCAAGGTCCGAGCCGTTCGGCATCGTCCTGCTCGAAGCCATGACGCTGGGAAAGGCCGTCGTGGCGACCAGGGTCGGCGGGATTCCGGAATTCATCAAGAACGGGGACACAGGACTGTTGGTCGAATCCGGCGACAGTCAGGCGCTGTCGGAAGGCATTCTGCGTCTGCTCCAGGATCATGAACTGCGCGCGCGTCTTGGAAAGAACGGGCTGCAATCTGTCGAAACACGGTACGACTATCGCCAGCTTGTGCTTCGCTATGAGGAGCTGTTCCAGAGCCTCTGTTCCGGAACGGCATAG
- a CDS encoding glycosyltransferase family 4 protein, giving the protein MKLLFISAAFPPMRAGEADHAYHQCRYLAKKGMDVHVLTSEANQWTQDVPFAVHPIMRDWSWKDLPRLMRFITRSRPDAVLLFYIGWVYHEHPMITFAATICRSLLKGKRFVSMLAYPSGSNPGRRSQLSRAVRKLVQAWASPMDSSYEFGTLLRDSDRIIVMSHGHCAMLTDHYANIEKKSVLVPPPPLLTMTTAVDDEARAATRAKLRLSPSDFAIVYFGFIYPPKGVETVIHAFHRVSRRYPQTRLVLVGGVIAREFPGRPRFAEEMRELPKQLGIDEKVIWTGEYETDSDEASRYLYAVDACVFAHDLGVAMNNSSFAACAAHGLPVVATRGATLDEQFVEGNNVLLCPPKDADAMAAGLARIIEDEDLRRRLREGSRKLASEWFSWDHATDRIVETLTGT; this is encoded by the coding sequence GTGAAGTTGTTATTCATTAGTGCGGCCTTTCCTCCGATGCGGGCAGGGGAGGCCGACCACGCCTACCATCAATGCCGTTACCTGGCAAAAAAGGGGATGGATGTGCACGTCTTGACCAGTGAGGCCAATCAGTGGACACAAGACGTTCCGTTTGCCGTCCATCCGATCATGCGGGACTGGTCCTGGAAAGATTTGCCGCGGCTTATGCGGTTCATCACCCGCTCCCGTCCGGACGCCGTATTGTTGTTCTATATCGGATGGGTGTATCACGAGCATCCCATGATCACGTTCGCGGCCACGATATGCCGGTCGCTTCTCAAGGGGAAGCGGTTCGTGAGCATGCTGGCCTATCCGAGCGGAAGCAATCCCGGCCGGCGCTCACAACTGAGTCGAGCCGTGAGAAAACTCGTTCAAGCCTGGGCTTCCCCGATGGACTCCTCCTACGAGTTCGGGACGCTCTTGCGGGATAGCGATCGGATCATCGTCATGAGCCATGGGCATTGCGCGATGCTGACCGATCATTATGCGAACATCGAGAAAAAGAGCGTGCTCGTGCCGCCTCCGCCGTTGCTTACCATGACGACCGCGGTGGACGATGAGGCTCGTGCCGCGACACGCGCGAAGTTGCGGTTGTCTCCTTCGGATTTCGCCATCGTGTACTTCGGGTTTATTTATCCGCCCAAAGGGGTGGAAACGGTCATTCATGCGTTTCATCGGGTGAGCCGCCGATATCCCCAGACAAGGCTGGTGCTGGTGGGAGGGGTCATCGCCCGGGAATTTCCGGGGCGGCCGCGATTCGCGGAAGAGATGCGCGAGCTTCCGAAGCAGTTGGGCATCGACGAGAAGGTGATCTGGACGGGGGAATATGAAACCGACAGTGACGAGGCCTCGCGCTATCTCTACGCCGTCGATGCCTGCGTCTTTGCGCATGATCTCGGAGTCGCGATGAACAACAGCTCCTTTGCCGCCTGCGCGGCGCACGGATTGCCCGTTGTGGCGACCAGAGGAGCCACGCTGGACGAACAGTTCGTCGAGGGGAACAATGTCCTGCTGTGCCCTCCCAAAGATGCGGACGCGATGGCCGCCGGGTTGGCACGAATAATAGAGGACGAGGACCTGAGACGACGGCTGCGGGAAGGCTCCAGGAAGCTCGCCTCAGAATGGTTTTCATGGGATCACGCGACCGACCGGATCGTCGAGACGCTCACCGGGACATAG
- a CDS encoding glycosyltransferase family 4 protein produces the protein MSAPENDTRVGLDETEEPTQTTGRPAQPLPLILVLSQTPEYGGTEKHVVELVRRLEGRARCIIVCLAEDCYSRFLGQCPHVRVVAHARITWAKFPRYWRIFTRYRPDVIVFAKGIPHLFPLSAYIAARLCGARRLVCIEQLMWDPAPQSDGGKGLGSLIKRLLGWRTRFLLAKRLQGRLAHATICVSEALRRRLTMEYGYPEHRTITIHNGADLRCFASEHGGRRKPAVDAAGSDCFTIVCIARLSQVKRIDLLLDALSMLSRSQRDWRCFILGSGPKERELRAQATTLNLETLVTFVGHVDDVRPYLRMADVVVLSSENEGLPLSLAEAMAMGVPCIASDVGGTGEIVCHGRTGLLFTSGSVEELCQAIGYLLIHEEERRRMGEEAKQWVHERFDIERVMTRVSDVILA, from the coding sequence TTGTCCGCTCCCGAAAACGACACTCGTGTCGGCCTCGACGAAACGGAGGAACCAACCCAGACAACGGGGCGCCCTGCTCAGCCGCTGCCGCTGATCCTTGTTCTGAGCCAGACACCAGAGTACGGAGGAACAGAAAAACATGTCGTGGAGCTGGTCCGCCGGCTGGAAGGCCGGGCCCGCTGCATCATCGTCTGCCTGGCGGAGGATTGTTATAGTCGATTTCTGGGCCAGTGCCCGCATGTGCGCGTGGTCGCGCATGCCAGGATCACATGGGCCAAGTTCCCCCGATACTGGCGGATTTTTACTCGTTATCGGCCTGATGTGATCGTGTTCGCGAAAGGGATTCCGCACCTCTTCCCGCTTTCAGCCTATATCGCGGCGAGGCTGTGCGGCGCCAGGCGGCTGGTCTGTATTGAGCAATTGATGTGGGACCCTGCTCCGCAATCGGACGGAGGGAAGGGCCTTGGGTCTCTGATCAAGCGACTGCTTGGGTGGCGGACCAGATTCCTGCTAGCCAAACGACTACAAGGACGGCTGGCTCACGCCACGATCTGTGTGAGCGAAGCCCTCCGCCGGCGCTTAACCATGGAGTACGGCTATCCGGAGCACCGGACCATCACTATTCACAACGGAGCTGACCTCCGGTGCTTTGCGTCAGAACACGGTGGAAGGAGAAAGCCGGCGGTCGATGCCGCCGGCTCTGATTGCTTCACGATCGTATGTATCGCCCGGCTGTCCCAGGTGAAGCGAATCGATCTTCTGTTGGATGCCCTCTCGATGCTCTCTCGATCCCAGAGAGATTGGCGTTGTTTCATTCTCGGCTCAGGGCCAAAAGAGAGGGAACTGCGCGCGCAGGCGACGACATTGAATCTCGAGACCCTTGTGACGTTCGTGGGCCATGTTGATGATGTCAGACCCTACCTGAGAATGGCCGACGTGGTGGTCCTGTCTTCTGAGAATGAGGGGTTGCCCCTGTCGCTTGCCGAGGCCATGGCCATGGGAGTGCCCTGTATCGCGTCGGATGTAGGCGGGACAGGAGAGATCGTCTGCCATGGCCGAACCGGGCTGCTGTTCACCTCCGGATCGGTGGAAGAACTCTGCCAGGCTATCGGCTATTTGCTGATTCATGAAGAGGAGCGCCGGAGAATGGGGGAAGAGGCTAAGCAATGGGTTCACGAACGCTTTGATATCGAGCGGGTCATGACTCGCGTGTCCGACGTCATTTTGGCGTAA